The window TCGTTCCGAACTTATACGTTCCGATGCTTCTCTTAACCGTTATTGCCACGATTATCGCTTCTCAGGCGATGATAAGCGGTATTTTCTCCGTTCTCTATCAGGCGATGACCACCCGTATTTTCCCCCATTTCAATGTGAACTACACCTCCAATGAACTACGCAGTCAAATCTATGTCGGCTCAATCAACTGGTTTTTATTTATCTGCGTCGTCGCGATGCTCTTTATCTTCGGAGAATCGGGGAAACTGGCGGCGGCATACGGTCTCTCGGTTGCGGGGGCGATGAGTATTACGGGAGTGCTGATGAGTATGATTTTCATGTTTAAACGTCAATACTTCAAAATGGCTGTTTCCATTATCGCGGGACTTACGAGCTTAGTATTCTTCATCTCCTGTTGGCTCAAAATCCCACACGGCGGGTACTGGTCGCTCATTATCGCATCGGTTCCCCTCTTTATCGTAATCCTCTATACCCAAGGACAAAAACGGCTCTATGCCTCATTTGTCCCTATCGATAAAGAGCTTTTTTTGAGTGAATACCTCAAACGCTATGCACAAGGATTCCATATCGAGGGGACGGCGCTCTTTTTTGCCCGCAATGCCGATGCTATCCCCGCTTATATCTCGAAAACGATGTTTCAAAACGGAATCATCTATGAGCGCAACATCATCGTAACGGTTCACCCCTCGTATGAACCTCACGGAGTTATCAGTGAACTCTCTCCGATAGGAGAAGGGTTGGATTTGCTCAGTATCCGTCCGGGATATATGGAGACGTTGAACGTCGAAGCCCTTTTGCGGGAACGAAACATTGACGAGCGGACGATTTTTTACGGAGATGAAGAGATAGTCTCCGATAGCTTCCTATGGAAAATCTTTGCCTTTATCAAAGATGTTTCCCCTAATTTTGTCAGCTTCTACCATTTCCCGCATGAGAAATTGATTGGAGTAGCCCGTCGAGCGGAGATTTAGCGATGAGAGTATTAGCTTGTATTTTTCTAGGTGTGTCACTTTTTGGATCGGATTTTATCGCTGAAAGGTCAATGCAAACGGTTACACAAACACCTGAGGCTTTGATGTGGCAAGATGATGGGCAAGTTTCAGAACACAAAATGAGTTATAAAAGTGCCCTGAGCTATTGTGAATCACTTGGTCTAAATGATATGAATGATTGGCGCATGCCAACGCAACAAGAGTTATTTCGCCTTGTTGACACGCAACGTACACCGACAATTTTTCCGGTGTTTGCCCATACCGCAACAGAGTGTTATTGGAACATCTCTAAAGATCAAAATAACCGTATAGGTTCTATTGATTTTTCGACAGGAAAAAGTTTGAATACGGTGGGGATAGATCATACATGCTTTATTCGATGCGTCCGTAAGATAAAATAGAATATAATTGACGTATGTACCCGATTATCCCCCCATTTTTACTTTTACTATCTCTTTCCTTGATCTCCAAACTCTTTAATGAGGAGCTTCAACTGGTCAATATCGGGATGATTCATCTCATCCCTATCCTCTATGCCGCGATGATATTAGGGCGGAGAGACACTTTAATCGTCTCACTTGTTTCGGTACTATCCTTTAACTTTTTTTTTATCCCACCAACGTTTACGTTTACGGTACATGATATTCGCTATGTTTTCAGTTTTGCCATTATGATTACCGTCGGGCAAATCGTTTCATGGTTGAGCGAACGTGCCTCTATTGCCAAAGAATTAGAGACTTCTGAACGGCTTCAAGAGACTCTTTTAGGCTCATTATCGCATGAGCTACGAACACCTCTTGCCGCGATTATGGGGGCATCATCAGGGTTGCTCACCGAAGAGCTGGATTTAAATACGGAACAAAAAAAGGAGCTTTACCGTACGATTGATGAGGGGGCGAGTCGAATGCGACGGCTGATAGATAACCTCCTCGATACTGCCCGACTCCAAAGCGGTATGCTTAAACTCAAACTCCAAGAGTGCGATATACGTGAACTTTTAGGGAGTGCGTTATCGAAAACAGAACATATTTTTCCCGCAATGCTAACGATGAGTGACAATCTTAATTCACTGCAAGGGGACGCGATTCTAATCGAACAGGCTCTTTTTAATCTCCTTGAAAATGCCTTTAAATACGGTGATGCGGTCAATGTAGCAGTAGAACATCATCCGCAAGAGATAGTGATTCGTATCTGTAATACCGGCTCTATCCCCCCTGCACATGAAGCCTCTATGGCATGGAGAGCGTTTTCAAGACTGAGTAATGTCCGTGGCGAAGAGGGGATTGGATTGGGTCTGTATGTAGCGTATCGAATTGCTGCGATGCACGGCGGGAGTGTGGAGACGATGAGTGATGGAATACAATTTTGCGCGACGATGAAACTTCCATACAGGGGTGAGGGATGAAAGAGACGATTTTAATCATCGATGATGACAGTGCTATTCGCAAACTGCTCGAAGTGGCACTGGGTGCGGCTGGGTATCATCCGATAGCAATCGCGTCGGGTAAAGAGGCGCTCAATCGTGCGGCAATCGATGCACCCGCTCTCGTATTGCTCGATTTGGGATTGAGCGATATGGACGGCAAAGAGTTTCTCTCACGATTTCGAGAATGGAGTCAATCTCCCGTAATCGTCCTCTCTGCACGCTCTCATGAGAGTGAAAAAATAGCGGCACTAGAAGGGGGATGTGATGATTATCTTACTAAACCTTTCGGTACGGGTGAACTACTGGCTCGTATCAAAGCGGCACTTCGACGGCGCGGTATGGGGATGGGTGAGAGTGTATCAGGGCTGATAAGCGATAATCTCTCTTTGGACATCTCCTCACATACCGTGATGTTGGACAATCAAGAGTTAAAACTAACCCCCAAAGAGTTCGACCTCCTCAAAATCTTGATGCAAAATAGCGGAAAAGTCCTCACCCATGCATGGTTGCTCAAAGAGATATGGGGAATCGGATACCAAAACGAGACCCACTATCTACGGGTTTTTATCAACCAACTCCGTCAAAAGATTGAAACAGATTCGACCCGTCCGAAACGGATTATTACTGAGACAGGTATCGGGTATCGGTTTGTGGGGTAAGCTGATAAAGCCTTATTCACTTTACATTTTTCGACAGGCTCAGCGTGAATGGTGTTGCATTTTCTAAATGTGGGTGTATAGCGACTGTCTGCATTCCACCTCAGGAGAGCTAGAACGAGAGAAAAAGCAATGTGCAAAATTTGCACATACCACTAAATATGTTATACTAATTTGCATTGTTGATTTGATGCAATTTGAAAGGATATAGGATGATAAAAGAGGCAGATTTTGAACTTGTCAAACTGAAAGGATTGTTGGGATTTTAGGAGTTTTCTCCCCTTGCAGAACAAGGGGCATCCCGAAGGACAATTAGAGCGTTATTATAGTCCATATATGTTAAAAGTATTAAAGGATATTGGATGAGAAAAATCGGAAATTCCGAATTTTCTATCAAACCTACCAACTTTTTCCCGTCATTCCCGCGAAGGCGGGAATCCAGCTCTCTCTTTTGAATAAACTTCTTGCATAACTCTACTATATAATCCCGTTCGCCCTGAGCTCAAGGAAACATCGCTTAGCGAGCGGTACCCTTGTTTTGTCGAAGGGTGTTTCATTCATGGTTCGATAAACTCATCACGAACGAAAAAGCATGTTCTGAAAAAGTTTAATATATATTTTCGCTCAATTTGAAATCGATTCAAAAAGCAATGTGCAGAATTTGCACATTCCACTAAATATGTTATACTATTGCACATTTATAGGGATGGAGATTGCTTGCCAACGCTATTGAATCAAGACGGTTTCAAGTTCTTCTTTTACGCTAATGAACATGAACCAAAGCACATTCATGTAATGAAAAATGATGCGTTTGCCAAAATCGAGTTGGAAAATTTACGTATCGTCCAAAATTATTTAAAACCCAAAGAACTCAAAAGAGTGCTTGAAATTATTGAAGAGAATAAAAATGAATTTGAAAGGATATGGGATGAGTGGTTTAATTAAAGGGAAAGAAGTCCATTTTGATGAGTCATATTTACACGTTAAACTTGAAGATGATAGGATTATATCGACTCCGATTGAGTGGTATCAGCCTTTGAAAAAAGCAACACTTTCTCAACTTAAAAACTATAAACTTATTTGTATGAATACTGGTATAGAGTGGGAAGAGTTAGATTACCACCTAAATATTGAGAGTATGTTGGAACTATCAGATAGTAAAGTAGCTTAAATCATTTTTTTCCGTCATACTCTTTAGATGAGAAAAATCGGAAATTCCGATTTTTCTATCAAACCTACCAACTTTTTCCCGTCATTCCCGCGAAGGCGGGAATCCAGCTTTTCGCGTATATCTTTCAGTTTGCCATATAATTTCCTCAATGATTGAAAAAA of the Sulfuricurvum sp. genome contains:
- a CDS encoding DUF1566 domain-containing protein, which encodes MQTVTQTPEALMWQDDGQVSEHKMSYKSALSYCESLGLNDMNDWRMPTQQELFRLVDTQRTPTIFPVFAHTATECYWNISKDQNNRIGSIDFSTGKSLNTVGIDHTCFIRCVRKIK
- a CDS encoding DUF4160 domain-containing protein, whose protein sequence is MPTLLNQDGFKFFFYANEHEPKHIHVMKNDAFAKIELENLRIVQNYLKPKELKRVLEIIEENKNEFERIWDEWFN
- a CDS encoding response regulator transcription factor, which translates into the protein MKETILIIDDDSAIRKLLEVALGAAGYHPIAIASGKEALNRAAIDAPALVLLDLGLSDMDGKEFLSRFREWSQSPVIVLSARSHESEKIAALEGGCDDYLTKPFGTGELLARIKAALRRRGMGMGESVSGLISDNLSLDISSHTVMLDNQELKLTPKEFDLLKILMQNSGKVLTHAWLLKEIWGIGYQNETHYLRVFINQLRQKIETDSTRPKRIITETGIGYRFVG
- a CDS encoding DUF2442 domain-containing protein, coding for MSGLIKGKEVHFDESYLHVKLEDDRIISTPIEWYQPLKKATLSQLKNYKLICMNTGIEWEELDYHLNIESMLELSDSKVA
- a CDS encoding DUF4118 domain-containing protein; the encoded protein is MYPIIPPFLLLLSLSLISKLFNEELQLVNIGMIHLIPILYAAMILGRRDTLIVSLVSVLSFNFFFIPPTFTFTVHDIRYVFSFAIMITVGQIVSWLSERASIAKELETSERLQETLLGSLSHELRTPLAAIMGASSGLLTEELDLNTEQKKELYRTIDEGASRMRRLIDNLLDTARLQSGMLKLKLQECDIRELLGSALSKTEHIFPAMLTMSDNLNSLQGDAILIEQALFNLLENAFKYGDAVNVAVEHHPQEIVIRICNTGSIPPAHEASMAWRAFSRLSNVRGEEGIGLGLYVAYRIAAMHGGSVETMSDGIQFCATMKLPYRGEG
- a CDS encoding KUP/HAK/KT family potassium transporter, with protein sequence MTLQERIKSEMMVIKSLGVVYGDIGTSPIYTFAVILLLVQPTTETIFQILSMVFWTMLMLVTVQYAWLATSLSKRGEGGTVVLVQLLLPYLKGTRVIALVGALGFLGISLLIGDGVITPAISILSSVEGIALIPGYEDTPKITLLLIAAGIAFALFAVQKKGVEKVASAFGPIMVVWFFALALGGGYYLLQSPEVLKAISPLYAIEFIAQHPYIAFVVLADVLLCATGGEALYADMGHLGRLPILKGWLFASVALLISYYGQGAFLLSHPEAAKAPFFELYHTLVPNLYVPMLLLTVIATIIASQAMISGIFSVLYQAMTTRIFPHFNVNYTSNELRSQIYVGSINWFLFICVVAMLFIFGESGKLAAAYGLSVAGAMSITGVLMSMIFMFKRQYFKMAVSIIAGLTSLVFFISCWLKIPHGGYWSLIIASVPLFIVILYTQGQKRLYASFVPIDKELFLSEYLKRYAQGFHIEGTALFFARNADAIPAYISKTMFQNGIIYERNIIVTVHPSYEPHGVISELSPIGEGLDLLSIRPGYMETLNVEALLRERNIDERTIFYGDEEIVSDSFLWKIFAFIKDVSPNFVSFYHFPHEKLIGVARRAEI